The following is a genomic window from Phycisphaeraceae bacterium.
CTTGCCGGCCCGGAGACGCACAAAGTCGAAGACCTCGTGAAAAAGCTCGGCAAGGCGCTGGGGCTGCGAAAAGTCAAAGTAACCGGCGAGCCGGCACCCAACGCGCTCCTGTCCAATTCGTCGTTCTGCTGGAGTCACTTCGGCCCGCCGAAGGTCGGCATCGACCAGATGATCGAGCGGGTCGCAACGTGGCTCAAGCAAGGCGGCGCAACCATGGGCAAGCCGACGCACTTTGAAGTCCGGGATGGAAAGTTTTAGAAACTCGCCTTCCGTCGAACGTCCCGCGCAGGCTGATACCATTCCCCGCCACGCGCGACGAGCTTCGACCGGAGGCCATCGGTAACCGTCATGAGCAATCCCCTACCCTCGGCTCCCGTCCTTGATCTGCTCCGAAGTGGCGTTGCGATTCCCGCCACTCCGCTGGCGTTGAACGCGCAGCGCAAGCTCGATGAACGCCGTCAGCGCGCCTTGGCACGTTACTACCTGGCGGCAGGCTCAGGCGGTCTGGCGGTTGCCGTACACTCGACACAGTTTGAAATCCGCCTGCCTGAGCACGGCCTGCTCCGTCCGGTGCTCACGATCGCGATGGAGGAGATGCGTCGCTTTGAGCAGGCCAAAAAGAAAACCGTCATCAAAGTCGCCGGCATCGTCGGGCAGACGCACCAAGCGGTCGCGGAAGCTCAACAGGCGATTGATCTGGGCTACGACATGGGGCTGCTGAGTCTGGGCGCGATGGCCAAGGCAGACGACGATGAACTGGTGGCCCACTGTCATCAAGTGGCGAAGGTCATTCCGGTCGTGGGCTTCTATCTCCAGCCGAGTGTCGGCGGGCGAATACTGCCGGCGAGCTTCTGGCGTCGCTTTGCGGAGATTCCCAACGTCGTCGCCATCAAGATGGCACCCTTCAACCGTTACCAGACGATCGACGTCGTCCGCGCCGTCGCCGAGGCCGGCCGCGCTCTCTCGCTCGGCTCACGCGGCGTCGGGCACAGCTCCGGCGTAGCCAAGGTCGATTCGGGCGGCAGCGAAAACGGCATCGCGCTCTATACCGGCAACGATGACAACATCGTCGGCGACCTGCTGGGCGAGTGGGTGTTCGAGGTTCCCGCCGGCGGCGGCAAGCGGGTGACGCAGCGCGTCATCGGCGGGCTGCTGGGCCACTGGGCATGCTGGACAAAAAAGGCGGTCGAACTGCTGGAGAAATGTCACTGGGCCAATACCTCCGCCGAGATGGGTGCCCGAAATCATCTGCCCTACGACATGATGGTGCTCAACCGGCAGGTGACGGACATGAACGCAGCGATGTTCGACCCCGCGCACCATTTCCACGGCTGCATCCCCGGCATGCACGAAATCCTCCGCCGTCAGGGATTGCTCGAAGGCACCTGGTGCCTCAATCCCAAAGAGGTCATGTCACCCGGTCAGGCGGAGGAAATCACCCGCGTCTGCAAGGCGTATCCGCATCTGGTGGACGATGACTTC
Proteins encoded in this region:
- a CDS encoding dihydrodipicolinate synthase family protein is translated as MSNPLPSAPVLDLLRSGVAIPATPLALNAQRKLDERRQRALARYYLAAGSGGLAVAVHSTQFEIRLPEHGLLRPVLTIAMEEMRRFEQAKKKTVIKVAGIVGQTHQAVAEAQQAIDLGYDMGLLSLGAMAKADDDELVAHCHQVAKVIPVVGFYLQPSVGGRILPASFWRRFAEIPNVVAIKMAPFNRYQTIDVVRAVAEAGRALSLGSRGVGHSSGVAKVDSGGSENGIALYTGNDDNIVGDLLGEWVFEVPAGGGKRVTQRVIGGLLGHWACWTKKAVELLEKCHWANTSAEMGARNHLPYDMMVLNRQVTDMNAAMFDPAHHFHGCIPGMHEILRRQGLLEGTWCLNPKEVMSPGQAEEITRVCKAYPHLVDDDFVAQHLDEWLR